A single Ziziphus jujuba cultivar Dongzao chromosome 11, ASM3175591v1 DNA region contains:
- the LOC107433057 gene encoding uncharacterized protein LOC107433057, whose translation MGFEEDDEAVEHDREEDDNDDIRVALQDAAGDMDIDVDAYEGHIGDQDHRNKEFSGLFTEVESELYPGCTKFSALTFLVRLMHIKALNHWSNKSFSMLLELLKEALPEGTKLPKSYYKVKCTLHALGLGYETIHACKWDCALFWKESAELDKCPICAEPRYKFQGTEGKRIPQKVLRYFPITPRLQRLFTSRHTDIDMRWHKEKRPNTNGVLRHPGDGEAWKHFDEQYPIFAMDPHNVRLGAATDGFNPFSNMSTSYSMWPVMLVPYNLSPWKCMKETFSMISLLLPGPTAPGKDIDMYLRPMIDELKDLWTNGVTTYDISKKERFTMHAAVLWTIHDFPAYGTLSGWSTKGYKACPTCNEDTSSQTLKSKICYMGHRRYLSINHAWRNNRQYDGKPERRLAPRQFSGAEILQQLDRTIESRPGKHPNNVDKKRKRAAFGIMLDIKGKSKDTDKARMDLKDLNIRKELHLQETGGKVLKPLDGKISGLKTHDSHILLQQLFPVGIRPYIKKEFTYHMRQKWQDQYILDGCVLLKGSIAEGYVVNEALTYCSMYFHGIETQFNRPEHNKDGENQIASTLSVFTQPVNLLGKPQFAELKDDDYKKAHYEHTKLKLLQNRGVTSILQVQEKEFPQWFEQRIKYFSRCKYPMVTDELYSLACGPDYGIRSYSGCVVNGVRYRTKVRDDRRVTQNCGIWVVGDHDGESCDFYGVIEDILVLDYRSKHSVVLFRCAWFDTNVKKKKMITEFQITSINVTSYWYRNDPFVLASQAKQVFYVDDYKMGQHWKVVRKVHHCHLWDFPDRLDEGDDHDADSEAESGDYEDADSGPENEDNGEYNEETDNDSEDELLSNGETGEDTDSFA comes from the exons atgggttttgaggaagatgatgaagctGTTGAACATGATAGggaagaagatgataatgatgatatcaGGGTAGCATTGCAAGATGCTGCAGGTGACATGGATATTGATGTAGATGCATATGAAGGTCACATTGGAGATCAAGATCatagaaataaagaattttcaGGATTATTTACTGAAGTTGAAAGCGAGTTATATCCAGGGTGTACAAAGTTCTCTGCATTGACTTTTTTGGTCAGGTTAATGCATATAAAAGCTTTAAACCATTGGAGTAACAAGTCATTTAGTATGTTGCTTGAACTTCTCAAGGAAGCACTTCCAGAGGGTACTAAATTGCCAAAGTCTTACTACAAGGTAAAATGTACACTTCATGCACTTGGATTAGGATATGAAACGATTCATGCTTGTAAATGGGATTGTGCATTGTTTTGGAAAGAATCAGCTGAATTGGATAAATGTCCAATATGTGCTGAACCGAGATACAAATTTCAAGGTACTGAGGGGAAAAGGATCCCTCAAAAGGTGCTTCGATATTTTCCTATCACTCCAAGATTGCAAAGATTATTTACATCTCGCCATACTGATATTGATATGAGATGGCACAAAGAGAAGCGTCCTAACACAAATGGAGTATTGAGGCATCCAGGAGATGGAGAAGCATGGAAGCACTTTGATGAACAATATCCGATATTTGCTATGGATCCTCATAATGTCCGGCTAGGTGCTGCCACTGATGGATTTAATCCTTTTAGTAACATGAGTACTTCGTATAGCATGTGGCCAGTGATGTTAGTGCCTTATAACCTGTCACCTTGGAAGTGCATGAAAGAGACTTTTTCGATGATCTCACTATTATTACCAGGCCCAACGGCACCTGGAAAAGACATTGATATGTACTTACGGCCTATGATTGATGAATTGAAAGATCTATGGACAAATGGTGTCACCACTTATGACATCTCTAAAAAGGAAAGGTTTACAATGCATGCAGCAGTGTTGTGGACAATACATGACTTTCCAGCATATGGAACACTTTCTGGATGGAGTACCAAAGGATACAAAGCATGTCCGACTTGTAATGAAGATACTTCTTCCCAAACTTTAAAAAGTAAGATTTGTTACATGGGACATCGTCGATATTTATCCATAAATCATGCATGGAGAAATAATCGACAATATGATGGAAAGCCTGAACGAAGGTTAGCTCCACGGCAGTTTTCAGGAGCTGAAATATTACAACAGTTAGATAGGACAATTGAGAGTAGACCGGGGAAACATCCTAACAATgtggataaaaaaagaaaacgtgCTGCCT TTGGAATAATGTTGGACATCAAAGGTAAGTCGAAGGATACTGACAAGGCACGTATGGATTTAAAGGATCTGAATATTCGAAAAGAATTGCATTTACAAGAAACTGGCGGTAAAGTTTTGAAACCTTTG GATGGTAAGATATCAGGTTTGAAAACTCATGATAGTCATATTCTTTTGCAACAACTTTTTCCCGTGGGTATAAGACCTTACATTAAGAAAGAG TTCACCTACCATATGAGGCAAAAATGGCAGGACCAGTACATACTTGATGGATGTGTCCTTTTGAAAG GTTCAATAGCAGAGGGTTATGTTGTCAATGAGGCATTAACTTATTGTTCAATGTACTTTCATGGTATTGAAACTCAATTCAATCGGCCAGAACATAATAAAGATGGTGAGAATCAGATTGCTTCGACTTTGTCAGTATTCACTCAACCTGTGAACTTGTTGGGGAAACCTCAATTTGCTGAACTGAAAGATGATGATTATAAAAAAGCTCATTA tGAGCACACCAAACTCAAACTATTGCAAAACAGGGGTGTCACAAGTATTCTGCAGgtacaagaaaaggaatttccaCAATGGTTTGAACAAAGG ATAAAATATTTCAGTAGATGTAAATATCCAATGGTAACTGATGAGTTGTACTCACTAGCATGTGGTCCTGATTATGGAATAAGATCATATAGTGGATGTGTAGTAAATGGAGTTCGATATCGCACAAAAGTTCGTGATGATAGGCGTGTCActcaaaattgtggaatttgggTTGTAGGTGATCATGATGGTGAATCTTGTGACTTTTATGGGGTAATAGAAGACATTCTTGTGTTAGACTATAGGTCCAAACACTCTGTTGTACTTTTTAGATGTGCATGGTTTGACacaaatgtgaaaaagaaaaagatgatcacAGAGTTTCAAATCACAAGCATTAATGTCACTTCATATTGGTATAGGAACGACCCTTTTGTCCTTGCCTCACAAGCTAAACAAGTGTTTTACGTGGATGATTACAAGATGGGTCAACATTGGAAAGTGGTTCGAAAGGTGCATCACTGTCATCTGTGGGATTTTCCAGACCGATTAGATGAAGGTGATGATCATG atgcagatagtgaGGCAGAGAGTGGAGAttatgaagatgcagatagtggcCCAGAGAATGAAGATAATGGGGAGTACAATGAGGAAACCGACAATGATAGTGAAGATGAGTTGTTAAGTAATGGTGAAACCGGTGAGGATACTGACTCATttgcataa